The window CCCCAAACTATAACCCCGACCTCATTCCTACAGATGCGAAGGTGCCGATCGTTCCAGGGACCTACAATTCGATGGAAGAGATGTCGCAGCACTGCAATCGTTGCCAGCGCTGCAAGCTGGGCCAGTCCCGCACCCATGCCGTGATTAGTCGGGGAAATCCCCAGGCCCCCATCATGATCGTGGGGGAAGGGCCTGGCCAGAACGAGGATGAAACGGGTCTGCCCTTTGTCGGGAAAGCTGGTCAGTTGCTGGACAAAATTTTGGAATCTGTGCGTCTAACCACAGAACGGGATGTTTTTATCTGTAATGTGGTGAAATGTCGTCCACCGGGTAACCGCACTCCAGAAGCAGACGAAATTGCAGCCTGTCGGGGCTATCTGATCGAGCAGGTGCGCCTGGTAGACCCCCAAATTATTCTGTTAACGGGAGCGACTGCCGTGCGGGGAGTCACGGGAGATAAACAGGGAATTACCAAGATTCGTGGCCAGTGGACAGAATGGCAGGGAAAGCTCTGTATGCCCATTTTCCATCCGGCCTATCTGTTGCGAAATCCCTCCAAGGAAAAGGGAAGTCCCAAATGGCTCATGTGGCAGGATATCCAGGCCGTTCGAGCCAGGTTAGATGAACTCCTGTCTGGCGAATAAACCCTACATGCCATAGGACAATACATTTAGCAGACCTCATTATGCGTTTTGAACAGGATCACTTCTCTGGCGTTGCCGCCCAATATGCCCGTTTTCGCCCCCGTTACCCGGCAGACCTGTTTGCCTACCTCGCCTCCCTGATTTCAACCCCCACCCTGGCCTGGGATTGTGCAACGGGGACTGGGCAGGCGGCGATCGCTCTGGCAGAGTACTTTCCTCAGGTCATCGCCACGGATGCCAGTGCCGAGCAGATCACCCACGCTGACCCCCATTCCCAGGTAGACTATCGGGTTGCACCTGCTGAGCAAAGCGGCCTGAATTCTGGGTCTGTGGACCTGATCACGGTGGCCCAGGCCCTGCACTGGTTTAATCTGCCTGCTTTTTATGCCGAAGCAAAACGAGTTCTCCGGCCCGCTGGGGTTCTGGCAATCTGGTGTTATGGGCACCTGGAAATACCAGGAGACATCCTGCAACAGATAGCAGACACCTTCTATAACGAGACCGTGGGGCCATACTGGCCACCCGAACGCCGGATTGTGGAAGCAGGGTATCGCACTTTAGAATTTCCTTTTATAGAGATTGAAACTCCAGGTTTTGCGATCGAGTCCCTGCTTACCCTGACCCAGTTGACGGGATATCTCAGTACCTGGTCCGCCACCCAGCGGTATGTTAAGGCAACTGGCCAGAACCCAATTCCAACCCTGACTGAGGAATTGGAGCCTCACTGGGGCAATCCGGGGACCCCCAGGCCCATTCGCTGGCCGCTTTCCCTTCGAGTTGGGCTTGTCCCCTAGCTATCATTGCGGATCAATTGAAACAGATCTGTAACGACTTGATTCCGGCAGTCTGTGAAACGGTTAAAACTGAGCCTTCCAGCCTGAAAATCCTGTTTGCTCTGCCTAAAATAACCCTCAATCTTTTTGTAATGCTCACTCATGTGGCCGTTGTATCGTCGTTGCCCCAGTAAATTCGGCTGATCTCCATGGTGGCCCTGTTCGGGCTCATATTCTTGGCAACAAAAATCATCATTCTCAAGCAGACGTTTCAACAGTTCCTCAATGCCCTGCCATTCTCTGTCAAGGATCTGAGGTTCAACATCCAGAGCGGGCTGAGGGAGGTGGGGAAACGCACTTAACGCCATAGCCCTGAGCAACATACAGGCAGCTGCGAAAATCTTACCCAGGTCGGCAAATTCAGTCAGTCTATGGGGGTACAGCCCTCGAATGGCAGAGTCATTATCCCGGTCAATGCAGGTCCTGATCTCAGGGTTTTTTGCACTTTTTAGGTCCTCAAACAAACGATCGAAAACAATGAATTTGCCATCGTCTGTGGCATCATCTTCCTGGGTGTGGTCTCTTCCCCCGTCCTGGGCAAAGACCCAGCAACGGGTAAACTCCCTCAGAGCCAGATTAATCCCCTGCAGCAAACTCTGGTCATCTGGATAGTCTTCGCAAAGGGCCAGCATCGCGATCGCAAACAGGAGCGTGCTGGAATAGGGGCCAAACAAATAAATCGGTTTCGTCCCTGCTTCATCGCTTCCTTTTAAGTTGGACGTATCCATGATCAGCACATTTCTGCCCGCATCATATTCCTGCCGTTGCTTTCCAACTAATTCATGGGGGAGCTCCTGAATCAGAGGTACAACCTGAACCCTGGTTTTGCCAAATGCATCGTAGTAGCGGATTGTGGGTGTCTCTGCAGTCTCCTCAACGATTTCTGAGTAAGCAGTACTTTTCCCCCCATTGTCCTTAATTTGTTGGTAGCAGTGCTCGCCCGTCGAAGAGTAACAGAGTTTCATGTGTTTAATCAGGCGTCTGGCCCAATCCAGGCAGGTATCTCGATCGAAATGTGGATGGGAAGAAGGTTCCCGGCTACTCAAATAAGCCATCATGAGATAACACCAGCTCTGATAGGCTGACCAGTAGGCATAGGAATCAGCGTTCCCATCCCGACCTGCATAAATTCTGGCTTGCTCCAGTAATCGAATCGGTTGTAGCAACGTTTCCCAGCGATCTGCCAGCTTTTCCATGTAGGAGGAATAGTAAATATACAGCTTGGCCCGACAGGCATAGATTCTGGAGAACAGGTAAAAGAAGGGGTGAAAATTGGTTTGGGGCAGTTCCTTAATCTTCTGATAGCGCTCAACCCTTAGATTAAGCCACTTCTCAGCCCGATCCAGGCTATCAACAGCAGTGCGAACAGCTTTATAGCGATCGGGATGCATGGCCTGCTCATCTTGTAAATCCGTCAGATAGTGATACTCAAACCAGCACAGGTGGTACCGGGCTACCATCAGACCGCTGAACAGAAGATCAAACTTCTGAAAATGGGGCTCCACAGTGTCCAAATAGCATTTGGCAATGCGATGCAGTCCTTCCTGCAAGTAAGCCTCTGCGATCGCGAGATGGGCTTCATAAGCCACCAGGCTCCAGTGCTGATCCGGCGTCAGATCCTGAAATTCAAACTTGCTTTTACAGAACCGATATTTTTGCTTAAAAATGGTCTGATGCAATTCCCCCACCATGGCTTTGAGGGAAAACGGATACGATCGCAGTGCTTCCTTCGCCCGTCTCAACGCAATCAGTTCTTCAACGCGATAACAGAGCTGATGCAGATACTTCTGACAATCAATTCCAGACTGTTTAATAGCTCTCAATCGAGCATGGAGAGCAGCATTGGCTGCAACCTCCATCAGGTCAAAGCCACAATATTCTCCATAAGCCAGTTCATAATCATTGGCTACGATTTCATAGGATTCTCCCGTCTGAATCGAGCGATCGATGGCTTTTCGCTGGCATAACCGCACCAGGGTATTAGACCAGACCGGATTATGGCTGCTTCCTCCCT of the Leptolyngbya sp. 'hensonii' genome contains:
- a CDS encoding uracil-DNA glycosylase, translating into MASDDQISLFDLSGTATPTPVASTPNYNPDLIPTDAKVPIVPGTYNSMEEMSQHCNRCQRCKLGQSRTHAVISRGNPQAPIMIVGEGPGQNEDETGLPFVGKAGQLLDKILESVRLTTERDVFICNVVKCRPPGNRTPEADEIAACRGYLIEQVRLVDPQIILLTGATAVRGVTGDKQGITKIRGQWTEWQGKLCMPIFHPAYLLRNPSKEKGSPKWLMWQDIQAVRARLDELLSGE
- a CDS encoding class I SAM-dependent methyltransferase; translation: MRFEQDHFSGVAAQYARFRPRYPADLFAYLASLISTPTLAWDCATGTGQAAIALAEYFPQVIATDASAEQITHADPHSQVDYRVAPAEQSGLNSGSVDLITVAQALHWFNLPAFYAEAKRVLRPAGVLAIWCYGHLEIPGDILQQIADTFYNETVGPYWPPERRIVEAGYRTLEFPFIEIETPGFAIESLLTLTQLTGYLSTWSATQRYVKATGQNPIPTLTEELEPHWGNPGTPRPIRWPLSLRVGLVP